A segment of the Leptolyngbya sp. NIES-3755 genome:
AATGGAACTGGCAAAGTCTACCGAGCTTCATTCAAGCAAGGTCAAACTATTAAGTTGAATCTTAAATCTGATACAGTCTCAGTTTGGATTTTTTCAGCCGATACTACATTGCTCAAGAACTTTAGCCAATCGGATTGGATGGGGAAAGTTAATCGATCGAGCAATTATGAAATCGTGATTGTTCCAAATACGATCGGTGTGGCTGACTATGAATTGTCGATCGACATTAGCTCAGCTTCTTCAAAATAGGCTGATGCTGTGTCGATCGTTGACTTGAGCCACAATGCAACTTAGAGTAAGCGACTGCGCTATAACCACTGTAGGTTCGATAGTCCCGATAGATAGATACTAGAAACGGGACACTAGAAGACTTTCTAGCGTAAGCAATAAAGCGATTCATTGTTCAAGCTTCCTAACTTTGTACAATTTGTGCTGCGTTTGGAACAGCTTCAGCCCCCTAAATCCCCCACTGGTGGGGGACTTTGAGTAGCAAAAAAGTCTTTAATTTCATGGCACTAGAGATGATTGAAGGTGAGAATGCTTACTCAAGCAGAAATATTGTTACCCTTCAAAGTCCCCCAGAGTGGGGGATTTAGGGGGCATCCCGAATTCATAACCGTAGCCAAATGATAGCCATTGGCTTTCAGCACCTTTCATACAATCCTTTTACAATCCCAATGCAAGCTGCAATTCAGGAGTAGCACTCACCGTCGTTGGTAATGGCGCAGGATCAAGACTCACCGCAGAACAATAGCGGGAATAAGCACATCGATCGCATTGTTTCCCCGGCGTGGGTTCCCATGTTTCATCATGTCGCAACCGTACTGCCAAATCTGAAATCACCGCTTGCACTTGCTTTTTATGTCTGCGAGTCGCTCTATAGCGAACTTTCTCGCCTGTTCTCAAAAACAGCAAGGTCAAGTATTTCAGACTTTGTTGATAGGTCTGTTCCAACGCCAGGTAATACAATCCGATCTGCAAATCCATCTCATCAGATTCTGGAACCTTCAGATCGCGGCTCGACTTGTAATCGATTAGCTCCAAACCATCATTGAGATAGTCAATCCGATCGTATCTTCCCGTAATGCAGAATTCGAGGCTTTCAACTCTCAGAAACGCCTGAATTCTTCCCTCAACTGCTAACGGTTGGCGTAACGATGGAGCATCCAAAATGAACTTCTCATAGTAGCGCTCAAGAATCGATCGACCATCTTCAATTTGACCCGGAGTTAAGCCAGTGGCATGTTCTTCCCAACAGCGGTGTACCCATTGCAAATCGGGTGTGGCTTCGTGGTAGTGCCAATCCCGATAAACCATCGCTAAAGCTTGATGCAATGCAGTTCCTAATGCTGCTGATCCGAAGAAATCATTGCTAGTAAGTCGTCGC
Coding sequences within it:
- a CDS encoding hypothetical protein (similar to AA sequence:cyanobase_aa:LBDG_51210), translating into MNRFIAYARKSSSVPFLVSIYRDYRTYSGYSAVAYSKLHCGSSQRSTQHQPILKKLS
- a CDS encoding hypothetical protein (conserved hypothetical protein;~similar to AA sequence:cyanobase_aa:LBDG_51220); protein product: MPYQISATKLQSYSRCPYAYYLRYERRLTSNDFFGSAALGTALHQALAMVYRDWHYHEATPDLQWVHRCWEEHATGLTPGQIEDGRSILERYYEKFILDAPSLRQPLAVEGRIQAFLRVESLEFCITGRYDRIDYLNDGLELIDYKSSRDLKVPESDEMDLQIGLYYLALEQTYQQSLKYLTLLFLRTGEKVRYRATRRHKKQVQAVISDLAVRLRHDETWEPTPGKQCDRCAYSRYCSAVSLDPAPLPTTVSATPELQLALGL